A region of Prunus dulcis unplaced genomic scaffold, ALMONDv2, whole genome shotgun sequence DNA encodes the following proteins:
- the LOC117613628 gene encoding dynamin-related protein 4C-like — MPKKLSSVAEAMTAVMQIIGTSKESLKKILVRGEFDEFPDDKHMHCKARLVEMLNKCSDQLHECNVSDPKSNFLLEEIAILEEAKGINLPNFVPRNAFLIVLQGKVKGISSIPIGFVEQVWSYIEDVVLSVLRRNTENYYHVQLSARRAGHNLIEKMKERSINWMTEIVEMEKLTDYTCNPEYLSEWHRLMTEQETFIQKVLRDAEININVKGIGMVEVGGLRKYTHVLLSQAFDLKMRMTAYWNIVLRRLIDIMGLHLQLSVSNLVNKDLEMEIMNELLGPNHGGGIERMLEEPPSMAVKRQKLIKSIKKLKESKEVVCKIMDDRFTYADYLV; from the coding sequence ATGCCGAAAAAGCTGTCATCTGTTGCTGAGGCCATGACTGCTGTTATGCAGATCATTGGAACATCCAAAGAATCACTTAAGAAAATTCTTGTGAGGGGAGAATTTGATGAGTTCCCGGATGACAAACACATGCATTGCAAGGCTAGGCTTGTTGAGATGCTCAATAAGTGCTCAGATCAGCTTCACGAGTGCAATGTGAGTGACCCCAAAAGTAATTTCTTACTGGAGGAGATTGCGATTTTGGAGGAGGCCAAAGGTATCAACCTTCCCAATTTTGTTCCGCGCAATGCTTTTCTTATAGTTTTGCAGGGTAAAGTTAAGGGGATTTCGAGCATACCTATTGGGTTTGTTGAGCAGGTTTGGAGTTATATTGAGGATGTGGTTTTGTCTGTGTTAAGGAGAAATACAGAAAACTATTACCATGTTCAATTGTCTGCCAGAAGAGCAGGCCATAATCTTATTGAAAAGATGAAAGAAAGGTCGATCAATTGGATGACGGAGATAGTGGAAATGGAGAAACTAACTGATTATACATGTAATCCGGAATATCTATCCGAATGGCATAGGCTCATGACTGAACAAGAAACATTCATCCAAAAGGTCTTGCGTGACGCTGAGATAAACATAAATGTAAAGGGAATTGGGATGGTTGAAGTTGGAGGTCTAAGGAAGTACACACATGTCCTGTTGTCTCAAGCTTTCGACTTGAAAATGCGGATGACTGCGTATTGGAATATTGTGCTGAGAAGGTTGATTGATATCATGGGTTTGCATTTGCAGCTGAGTGTTTCAAACCTTGTGAACAAGGACCTGGAGATGGAGATTATGAATGAGCTACTGGGACCTAACCATGGTGGTGGGATTGAGAGGATGCTGGAGGAACCTCCATCAATGGCAGTGAAGCGCCAGAAGCTTATCAAGAGCATCAAAAAGCTCAAGGAGTCTAAAGAGGTTGTGTGTAAGATCATGGACGACAGGTTTACTTACGCTGATTACCTTGTGTGA